The Pseudomonadota bacterium nucleotide sequence GGTAACTGTCAATCCCTATCTGGGTGGTGATTCTCTGCAGCCCTTTCTTGCGTACCGGGAAAAAGGGGTTGTGATTCTTTGCCGAACCTCAAATCCCGGTGGCATCGAATTGCAGGGACTGCTGGTTGATGGGCAGCCTCTATATCTGAAGATTGCCGCTCTGGCGGCTTCCGACTGGAACCAAAATCATAACATTCTGTTGGTTGTGGGCGCGACCTGGCCGAGTGAGCTTGCTCAGGTAAGAAAGCTTGTGGGAGATATGCCGCTGTTGGTCCCTGGGGTTGGAGCTCAGGGGGGTGATTTGCAGGCGGTCATGGAAACCGGTCTTGATTCTCGTCGAGCCGGACTGGTTATTAATTCTTCTCGAGGAATTATTTATGCCGGCAAGGAAGATGATTTTGCCGACAAGGCCCGTGCGGCAGCCCTTGATTTGCGTGAACAAATCAATCTTTATCGCTAGTTGGAAATCGGTGTTTTGCTCGGGAGTGAGCATGGAAAGGTTCCTTGTTGTCAGGTTCCGGCGTGAATAAAGCTCGGCCAGAGTTGGCGGTCGGAGTTGAAGGAGGGATGGCGGCAAACCTGTCCAGCCAGTTCGGTAAGGCTTTCGACTTTACTGCTTGACAGAGCCATTTTTAGCTGGTAAATAGTACTAAAAAGATGATGTTTGTCTTTTGTCCAATGCTTCTCGCAAGCAAAATTTTAACTTGGCTCAAGGAGTTTATCATGTGCGTAGAGATTAAACATCAGTGTTCGGGCGGGCATCAGACGGCTCAATTCAGCAATCTTGACAATATCTTACCGGCTGTGGTTATTAATCGGGTGTATTGTCCGCAGTGTGAGGATAAACCGGTTTTTAACGAGTTTTCAATGCTTGCGGATAACGGCTGGTTGATTGAATACGATATGGAGCTGGCGACCTATCTACTCGGGAAAAAAGGCATTGACAAAAAACTTGTGACCCCGGAATATGTGTTTGACAATCGTTATGCAACCTGGCAGGGCATGTCGCCGACCGATCTTGAAGAAAGTCTCAGGGAACGCCAGGAGATTGTGGCTCTGGCCAAGGTTGACGGGAAAAAGTATGTAGAAACCTTTAAAAGCTGGAGTATCAGCCGGATGAAAGCTTTTGCTGCGGCCGGTTGGCGCAAAGCCCAGTCGGCATAGTCGATGAAATCTCTTTGGTAGGGC carries:
- the pyrF gene encoding orotidine-5'-phosphate decarboxylase, which translates into the protein MNFIKKLELAQRKNNSLLCVGLDPAPERLPGVCRRKTQPLLAFNRDLIDATADLVCAYKPQIAYYAACGAEAELAATIAYIKDCYPEIPVILDAKRGDIGSTAEMYALEAFIRYQADAVTVNPYLGGDSLQPFLAYREKGVVILCRTSNPGGIELQGLLVDGQPLYLKIAALAASDWNQNHNILLVVGATWPSELAQVRKLVGDMPLLVPGVGAQGGDLQAVMETGLDSRRAGLVINSSRGIIYAGKEDDFADKARAAALDLREQINLYR